The following nucleotide sequence is from Micromonospora sp. WMMD1120.
GGCGTCCCTATCCGGAGCACAATCTCACGCTCAAGCAGTGGGCGGAGATCCCGCCGCGCCCGCTGCGCCTGGATCAGATGATCACCACCAAGCGTGAGCTGGCGCTCGACAAGCTCCTCGCGGAGGACTCCACCTTCTACGGCGACCTCTTTCCGCACGTCGTGCAGTGGAACGGTGGGCTCTACCTGGAGGACGGCCTGCACCGGGCCCTGCGCGCCGCCCTGCAACAGCGCAACCAGATCCACGCGCGGGTGCTGGTGCTCTCCGAGTCGACCGAGTGACGAGCCCTTCTTCCGCGCACTGAACCTTCGTTAGGGTGGCGCCCATGACCGCTGCGCTGGACCTGCTCGACCTGGACCCGTCGCTCAGCGAGGAGGAGCGACAGATCCGGGACGTCGTCCGTCGGCTCGTCGACGACCGGGTGCGCCCGCACGTCGCCGACTGGTACGAGGACGGCCGGGTGCCCGTGCGGGAGCTGGCCCGCGAGTTCGGCAAGCTCGGCCTGCTCGGCATGCACCTGACCGGCTACGGCTGCGCCGGGTCGTCCGCCGTCGCCTACGGGCTGGCCTGCCAGGAGTTGGAGGCCGCCGACTCCGGCGTCCGCTCCCTGGTCTCCGTGCAGGGGTCGCTCGCCATGTACGCCATCTGGCGCTACGGCAGCGAGGAGCAGAAGCGGCGCTGGCTGCCGTCGATGGCCAGCGGCGAGGCAATCGGGTGTTTCGGTCTGACCGAACCGGACCACGGCTCGGACCCGGCCTCGATGACCACCCGGGCCCGCCGGGACGGCGGCGACTGGCTGCTCGACGGCGGCAAAATGTGGATCACCAACGCGCCGGTCGCGGACGTCGCGGTGATCTGGGCGCGTACCGACGAGGGGGTACGCGGTTTCGCCGTACCGATGGACACGCCCGGCGTCACGGCCCGCGAGATCCGCCGAAAGATGTCTCTGCGCGCGTCCAGCACCGGCGAGATCGTGCTCGACGGCGTCCGGCTCCCCGCCGACGCCCAACTGCCCGAGGCGGTCGGGCTCAAGGCGCCGCTGAGCTGCCTCACCGAGGCCCGGTACGGCATTGTCTGGGGCGCTGTCGGCGCCGCCCGGGACTGCCTGGAGACCACACTGGCGTACGCCACCACCCGCACCCAGTTCGGCCGCCCGCTGGCCGGCTTCCAGCTCACCCAGGCCAAGCTCGCCGACATGGCCGTCGAGCTGGTGAAGGGGCAACTGCTCGCGCTGCACCTTGGCCGGCTCGCCGACGACCACCGCCTGCGACCCGAGCAGGTGAGCGTGGGCAAGCTGAACAACGTACGGGAGGCGCTGGCCATCGCCCGGCAGTGCCGCACCATCCTCGGCGCCAACGGCATCTCCGGTGAGTATCCGGTGCTGCGGCACGCCAACAACCTGGAGAGCGTGCTGACCTACGAGGGCACCTCGGAGATCCACCAACTGATCGTCGGGCAGCGGCTCACCGGCCTCTCCGCGTTCGCCTGACCTGCTCTTTCGCGGGTTCCTGACGCTCAGCGCGCGACTGTCGTATCGGGGCCGTACCGTCATTGACAGACGATGTGTCTGACGAGGACGGTGAGCGTGATGACCCGCGACGCTGACAGCAACGAGCCCACGAGGGAGTTCCCCGGCTACCCGACCGGCGACGATCTCCGGGCGCGGTCGGATGCGACACCCGAGCCGGGCACCGACGCGCCGGGCGGGCCAGGAGGCCCCGGCGGCCCCGGTGGTCCCGGTGGCCCGACGACCGGTGGCTACGGTCCGGGCGGCGGTGGGGCCCGGGGCCTGCTCCTGCTGCTCGGCGCCGCAGCGCTGGCGGTGGTGGTGCTGCTCGGCATCCAGGCGACCGGCATCCTGCCGGAGTTCCGTAACCCGTTCGCCAAGGAGCAGACCGACCGCAGCCAGCCGCCGTTGCTGAAGTCGATCCAGGACCTCAGCCGTTACGTGGCCGCCGAGGGCAACTTCCAGGTCGTCGTCGACACCCAGAACGACAGGCGCAACGTGCCTGACTTCCTCCTCAACGAGCGCACCCTGTTCGTCGGGGCGGGCAGCGTCGAGGCGTACGTCGACTTCACCAAGATCAGTGAGGGTGCCGTCATCCCGTCGGCCGACGGCAAGTCCGTCGAGATCAAGCTGCCCGCGCCGCAGCTCGGCGACACCAACCTGGACATGGAGAAGAGCTACGTCTTCGCCGAGCAGCGGGGCCTGCTCAACCGGCTGGGTGACCTGGTCGGCAACGACCCGAACCGGCAGCAGCAGGTCTACCAGCTCGCCGAGGACCGGATCACCGCCGCCGCCCGCGACAGCGGGCTCTCCGCCCGCGCGGAGGAGAACACCCGCAAGATGCTGGAGGGGCTGCTCCGCTCCCTCGGCTACCAGCAGATCACCGTCACCTACATCGCCCCCTGACCAGCGCCACCCGAACGCGGCAGCGCCCGCCCCGATGTCCGTCGGGGCGGGCGCTGCGGTTTCAGGACGTCGTGTTGATCAGGGCTGGGGTTCGGCCAGCAGCTCGCGCGGCGGCCCCGACGAGCGTCAGTGCGGGGTGGAGGCGAGGTAGCGGTCCTCGTTCGGCATGAGAATCCACAGGATCAGGTAGACGATCACCTGGGTGCCGGGCAGCAGCAGCGACAGCAGAAACAGCAGCCGGACCATCCCGGCGGACATGCCGAACCGCTGACCGAGGCCGGCGCAGACACCGGCGAGCATGCGCCCCTGGCGGGGCCGGACCAGTTTGCGACTCATCGTCGTACTCCCACTCTGCGGCGGTGCGCCGCGTCTGCAATCCACGGTAGAAAGGGATGACCACCCCGCCCTCGGTCCCGAGGAGGAGCGGCGACCCGTGGACCCGTAGGTGCTTTACCCGGGCAACCCCTCCCCGACGCCTCCCCAGGCGATGCCGTGCCCGCGCCGCCGCCCGGGTGGGCGGTGAGCTGGGCGGGTAGGCTGGCTGATCGGCCTTCCACACCCCGGACGGTCGGCACCCATACCCCGGGCGGTGCAGCGGGGCCGGCAGACCGGCGGCCACGACCCGCCCGGGTCCCGTACGCCGGGACGACGGCGAGGAAGCGCAGCCATGATCAGTGTTTTCGACCTCTTCAGTGTCGGCATCGGGCCATCCAGCTCGCACACGGTGGGGCCGATGCGGGCGGCGCGTACGTTCGTCGCCGGTCTCAAGGCTGACGGTCTGCTGACCCACACCGCGCGGGTGCAGGCGGAGCTGTTCGGCTCGCTGGGCGCCACCGGGCACGGCCACGGCAGCGGGCCGGCGGTGCTGCTGGGGCTGGCCGGCGAGTCGCCGGAGACCGTCGACACGGACTCCGTCGGCCCCCGCGTCGAGCGGATCAGGGCCGAACGGCGGATCAGCCTCCTCGACGCGCACGAGATCGGTTTCGACCCGGACCGGGACCTGACGCTGCACCGCCGCCGGTCGCTGCCCTACCACCCGAACGGGATGACCTTCGCGGCCTTCGACGCGGCCGGGGAGCAGATCAGGGCCCGCACCTACTACTCCGTCGGCGGCGGTTTCGTGGTGGACGAGGCCGCGGCGGGAGCGGACCGGATCAAGCCGGACAGCACCCGGGTGCGGTACCCGTTCCTGACCGGCGCGCAACTGCTGGAGGTCACCAGCGCCACCGGGCTGTCGATCAGCGAGGTGATGTTGGCCAACGAGCGTTCCTGGCGCAGTGAGGCGGAGATCCGGGCGGGCCTGCTGGAGATCTGGCGGGTGATGCGGGAGTGCGTGCGGCGCGGTTGCGAGCGGGACGGCGTACTCCCTGGGGGTTTGAAGGTCCGGCGGCGCGCGGCGGAGCTGCGGCGCGGTCTGGACGCGGACGCCGGGACCGCCGACCCGCTGCGCGCGATGGACTGGGTGACGTTGTTCGCGCTCGCGGTGAACGAGGAGAACGCGGCCGGCGGTCGGGTGGTGACCGCTCCGACGAACGGCGCGGCCGGGATCATCCCGGCGGTGCTGCACTACTACAGCCGGTTCGTCGAGGGCGCCGACGACGACGGGGTGGTGCGGTTCCTGCTGGCGGCCGGCGCGATCGGCGTGCTGTTCAAGGAGAACGCGTCGATCTCCGGCGCGGAGGTCGGCTGCCAGGGTGAGGTCGGCTCGGCGTGCTCGATGGCGGCGGCGGGGCTGGCCGAGGCGCTCGGCGGCACCCCGGAGCAGGTGGAGAACGCGGCCGAGATCGGGATGGAGCACAACCTCGGGTTGACCTGCGACCCGGTGGGTGGCCTGGTGCAGATCCCCTGCATCGAGCGGAACGCGGTGGCTAGCATCAAGGCGATCACGGCCGCCCGGCTGGCGCTGCGCGGCGACGGCGTGCACGCGGTGTCGCTGGACAAGGTCATCAAGACCATGCGGGAGACGGGCGCCGACATGAAGGTCAAGTACAAGGAGACGGCGCGTGGCGGTCTGGCCGTCAACGTGATCGAGTGCTGAGCCCGGCCGATTCGGGGCATTCGTTCACCGACTGCTAACCTGTCGTCCGTTTGACGAGGCGGGAGGCTGCGGTGACCTCTGGCGTCGTGGCCCTCTGGTCGCACCGCAACTCGCTGCGCATCCTGGTCCGGCGGGACCTCGCGGTGAAGTATCAGCAGTCGGTGCTGGGCTACTTCTGGTCGCTGATCGAGCCGCTGGGCATGGGGGCCATCTACTGGTTCGTGTTCGGGGTGCTCTACTCCCGGGACACCGGCCGGCACCTCGGCGAGGCCGCCGGGTCGTACCCGCTGTTCCTGATCACCGGGATCTTCGCCTGGATGTGGACCAGTTCGGCGCTGAGCGAGGCGACGAACGCGCTGACCGGCCAGTCCCGTCTGATCACCACGATGAACGTGCCGCGGCAGGTCTTCCCGATCGGCCGGGTCACCGGCCGGTTCGCCGAGTACGTGGCCGGCCTGCCGATCCTGGTCGCCATCGCGGTGATCTACGCCGCGCACGGCCGGATCCATCCCGGCTGGTCGCTGCTGTCCCTGCCGTTGGCGGTGGCGGTCCAGGCCGTCCTGTTGACCGGGCTCGCCCTGCTGCTGTCCGCCTGGAACGTGCTGATGCGCGACGTGGAGCGGCTGATGCGCCTGATCATCAGGGTGCTGTTCTACGCGACGCCGATCATCTATCCGCTCAGCCTGGTCCGGGAGTCCAGCCTGCCCGGCTGGCTGAAGGTCGCGTACGAGCTGAATCCGCTGGTCGGGGTCTTCCAACTGCACCACGCGATCTGGTACCCGGGCGAGTTCCCGAACGTCCGGCTGCTCACCACCACCGTGGCGGGCAGCCTGCTGGTCCTGGTCGCCGGCTGGTGGTCGTTCCGTCGGTTGGAACCCGCAGTGCTCAAGGAACTCTGAGATGGCCGCGCCGATCATCGAGGCGGACGGTCTGGGCATCAGGTTCGTCCGCAACCGTCGCCGCCAACTGCGGCTGCGGGAGCTGTTCATCCACCGTGGCGCGCGTGGCGCGCTGCCCGGCCAGTTCTGGCCGCTGCGCGACGTGTCGTTCGCCGTCGAGCCGGGCGAGACGGTCGGGGTGATCGGCCGCAACGGCACCGGCAAGAGCACCCTGCTACGGCTGATCGCCGGGGTGCTCATACCGGACGAGGGCGACATCCGGGTACGCGGCGCGGTGGCCCCGCTGCTGGAGCTGTCCGCCGGTTTCTCCAACGACCTGACCGGGCGGGAGAACCTGCACCTGGTCGGTGGGCTGCACGGGCTGTCGACGAGCTACCTGAAGGGGCACTTCGACGAGATCGTCGAGTTCGCCGGCGAGCAGGTGCAACGGGCCATCGACACGTCGGTGCGGCACTACTCGTCGGGGATGAAGGTGCGGCTCGGCTTCGCGATCATCTCGCACCTGCCGCACCCGATCCTGCTGATGGACGAGGTGACAGCGGTCGGGGACGCGGAGTTCCGCAAGAAGTGTTACGCGACGATTGATCGTCTGCTCGGGGAGGGGCGCACGCTGGTGTTGGTGTCACACAACGAGAAGGACCTGACCCGGTTCTGTCGTCGGGGGTTGTACCTCGACGCGGGCCGGTTGACGCTAGACGGCACGATCGCCGAGGCGCTCGACGCGTACCACACCGCGGTCCCGCGGTGACGCTCGCGATAGTGCTCGCCGCCGCAGCGCCCGCGGCGGGCCTCACCACCGCGACCGGCGAGCCGCTGGCCGACCGCCTGACCACCCAGCTCCGCCAGGCGGGCGCCACCGAGGTGCGCTTCGTCGCCAGCCTCGACGAGCTGGCCGATCTGGTCACCGCCGCCACCGCGCCGGTGCTGGTCACCGGCGTCGACCTGGTCGCGCACACCGCCGTGCTGCGGCACCTGGCCACCAGCCCGGTCGGGCCCACCGTGGCGCTGGTGCTCGGCGACCCGCCGGTGCCCGGTCGGACCGCGGTCCGCGAGGAGCGCGGCCAGGTGGTCGACGCCGGCGCGCCGGGCGAACTCGACGGGGCCGCCACCGGGGTGTTCGGCGGCGCGCTGCGGGTCGGTGTGGACGACCTGCCGAACCTTGCCGCCGCCGCGCGGGCCGCCGCGTCCGGGATCATCCCCGTCGCCGCCCCGATCGGCCCGTCCGGCGACGTCTCGCCGCTGCCGGCAGTGGCCGGTGCGGCCGGCTCCGCGACACCGGCCACTGCCGGCGGCCCCGGGTCCGCCGTGGACCGGCTGTTCGCGGGCCTCGCGGCGCTCGGCACCCTGATCTTCGCCCAGCGGGTACGCCTGCTCGTCGCCCACCGGGTCGAGGACGCGGCCGGGCTGGCCGCTGCCGAGGCGGCGGTGACCGCTGTCGACGAGGACCGGGCCGAGCTGCGGCTCTCGGTCAAGGAGCGGGACGACTTCTTCTCCACCTACTTCGTCAGCACCTGGTCGCCGTACGTGGTCCGGTTGGCGGCCCGGCTCCGGCTCACCCCGACCGGGGTGACGGTGATCTCGGTGCTCTTCGCGCTGGGCGCGGCGGTGCTGTTCGGGGTCGGTGGGCGGCCCGCGCTGGTCGGTGGCGCGGTGCTGCTCTACCTCGGGTTCGTGCTGGACTGC
It contains:
- a CDS encoding type II toxin-antitoxin system VapB family antitoxin; amino-acid sequence: MIFRAVRDGRPYPEHNLTLKQWAEIPPRPLRLDQMITTKRELALDKLLAEDSTFYGDLFPHVVQWNGGLYLEDGLHRALRAALQQRNQIHARVLVLSESTE
- a CDS encoding acyl-CoA dehydrogenase family protein, giving the protein MTAALDLLDLDPSLSEEERQIRDVVRRLVDDRVRPHVADWYEDGRVPVRELAREFGKLGLLGMHLTGYGCAGSSAVAYGLACQELEAADSGVRSLVSVQGSLAMYAIWRYGSEEQKRRWLPSMASGEAIGCFGLTEPDHGSDPASMTTRARRDGGDWLLDGGKMWITNAPVADVAVIWARTDEGVRGFAVPMDTPGVTAREIRRKMSLRASSTGEIVLDGVRLPADAQLPEAVGLKAPLSCLTEARYGIVWGAVGAARDCLETTLAYATTRTQFGRPLAGFQLTQAKLADMAVELVKGQLLALHLGRLADDHRLRPEQVSVGKLNNVREALAIARQCRTILGANGISGEYPVLRHANNLESVLTYEGTSEIHQLIVGQRLTGLSAFA
- a CDS encoding DUF4230 domain-containing protein, with amino-acid sequence MTRDADSNEPTREFPGYPTGDDLRARSDATPEPGTDAPGGPGGPGGPGGPGGPTTGGYGPGGGGARGLLLLLGAAALAVVVLLGIQATGILPEFRNPFAKEQTDRSQPPLLKSIQDLSRYVAAEGNFQVVVDTQNDRRNVPDFLLNERTLFVGAGSVEAYVDFTKISEGAVIPSADGKSVEIKLPAPQLGDTNLDMEKSYVFAEQRGLLNRLGDLVGNDPNRQQQVYQLAEDRITAAARDSGLSARAEENTRKMLEGLLRSLGYQQITVTYIAP
- a CDS encoding PspC domain-containing protein: MSRKLVRPRQGRMLAGVCAGLGQRFGMSAGMVRLLFLLSLLLPGTQVIVYLILWILMPNEDRYLASTPH
- a CDS encoding L-serine ammonia-lyase — protein: MISVFDLFSVGIGPSSSHTVGPMRAARTFVAGLKADGLLTHTARVQAELFGSLGATGHGHGSGPAVLLGLAGESPETVDTDSVGPRVERIRAERRISLLDAHEIGFDPDRDLTLHRRRSLPYHPNGMTFAAFDAAGEQIRARTYYSVGGGFVVDEAAAGADRIKPDSTRVRYPFLTGAQLLEVTSATGLSISEVMLANERSWRSEAEIRAGLLEIWRVMRECVRRGCERDGVLPGGLKVRRRAAELRRGLDADAGTADPLRAMDWVTLFALAVNEENAAGGRVVTAPTNGAAGIIPAVLHYYSRFVEGADDDGVVRFLLAAGAIGVLFKENASISGAEVGCQGEVGSACSMAAAGLAEALGGTPEQVENAAEIGMEHNLGLTCDPVGGLVQIPCIERNAVASIKAITAARLALRGDGVHAVSLDKVIKTMRETGADMKVKYKETARGGLAVNVIEC
- a CDS encoding ABC transporter permease, which gives rise to MTSGVVALWSHRNSLRILVRRDLAVKYQQSVLGYFWSLIEPLGMGAIYWFVFGVLYSRDTGRHLGEAAGSYPLFLITGIFAWMWTSSALSEATNALTGQSRLITTMNVPRQVFPIGRVTGRFAEYVAGLPILVAIAVIYAAHGRIHPGWSLLSLPLAVAVQAVLLTGLALLLSAWNVLMRDVERLMRLIIRVLFYATPIIYPLSLVRESSLPGWLKVAYELNPLVGVFQLHHAIWYPGEFPNVRLLTTTVAGSLLVLVAGWWSFRRLEPAVLKEL
- a CDS encoding ABC transporter ATP-binding protein, with translation MAAPIIEADGLGIRFVRNRRRQLRLRELFIHRGARGALPGQFWPLRDVSFAVEPGETVGVIGRNGTGKSTLLRLIAGVLIPDEGDIRVRGAVAPLLELSAGFSNDLTGRENLHLVGGLHGLSTSYLKGHFDEIVEFAGEQVQRAIDTSVRHYSSGMKVRLGFAIISHLPHPILLMDEVTAVGDAEFRKKCYATIDRLLGEGRTLVLVSHNEKDLTRFCRRGLYLDAGRLTLDGTIAEALDAYHTAVPR